In one Dama dama isolate Ldn47 chromosome 5, ASM3311817v1, whole genome shotgun sequence genomic region, the following are encoded:
- the LOC133055585 gene encoding uncharacterized protein LOC133055585, giving the protein MVTPPPPPLETLRAKRLGFKQVKIETGEVRFLVPVAVLPGSASPSARGRSRLLARQPISLSGSVPHAPGATLSVCSTVLSLAHHSRRGIRFSTRDSLQLYSPRSSHTAVPWTQSPVAAGDRVRAVCAPKRGWRENPEADSDTFPEEHLRAIWDDRSGAGSIWFLSKGRRLNLRRIPTPTYKSVENEWNNISPVRIPGSQDLLPSWLSGKESTLQCNGHRFNPWSGKIPHASKQLSPRATTTEARGLWSPCSTTREATATRSPRHCNERVTPAHQN; this is encoded by the exons ATGGTGACGCCGCCGCCTCCGCCCCTCGAAACTTTGCGAGCGAAGCGCCTGGGCTTTAAACAAGTGA AAATCGAAACTGGCGAGGTCCGCTTTCTGGTCCCGGTCGCGGTTCTTCCGGGCTCGGCGTCCCCATCCGCCCGCGGCCGTTCCCGCCTGTTAGCGCGGCAGCCAATCAGCTTGTCAGGCAGTGTCCCCCACGCGCCGGGAGCCACCCTGAGCGTTTGCTCGACTGTCCTTTCTTTGGCTCATCACAGCCGAAGGGGTATCAGGTTTTCTACTCGGGACTCTCTCCAGCTCTACTCGCCTCGTTCCAGCCACACCGCTGTCCCCTGGACTCAAAGCCCAGTCGCCGCTGGGGACCGGGTAAGAGCCGTCTGTGCACCTAAACGAGGATGGCGCGAAAATCCGGAGGCAGATTCGGACACATTCCCCGAGGAGCACCTCAGGGCCATTTGGGATGATCGGTCCGGAGCCGGCTCCATTTGGTTTCTCTCAAAGGG CCGCAGGTTGAACCTTCGGAGGATTCCAACCCCAACCTACAAGTCAGTTGAAAATGAATGGAACAACATATCCCCTGTCCGGATTCCGGGCTCTCAGGATCT gctcccctcatggctcagtggtaaagaatccaccttgcaatgcaatggacacaggttcaatccgtggtctgggaagataccacatgcctcgaagcagctaagcccacgcgccacaactactgaagcccgtggaTTGTGGAGCCcctgttccacaacaagagaagccaccgcaacgagaagccctcGGCACTGCAATGAGAGAGTAACCCCCgctcaccaaaactag
- the LOC133056907 gene encoding schlafen family member 11-like, with translation MEKHYSRLAIKSSYSDLVINVGKVTLGESNRKKLQKVQREKEKAKVTQAACALLNSGGGVIQLEMANNDENLVEMGLDLEEALRTLILFSNLQAFFKTKQQGKCYYIFVKSWSTDAFPEDISVKPRICSLSSSLYCRSGTSVFLMDSGKAFRFLKTKKANAKSSGKEPFGEISKVIHPDLHDVDPTYSVFQKDHFEHGEVMPFPESQFIEFKQFATKHIEQYTKDTILEYVPAFANTEGGYLVIGVDDKSRKVLGCAKENVDHDSLKKKIEEAIQKLSCVHFCQCQCQIDFTVKILDVLDKGELYGYACVIGVKRFCGAVFSGVPSSWMVKDKDVCSLTTEEWLSMMMDTDPDLRQLCKDFESQLSLSNSPPQSRPVYSKKGLEHKKDLQQRLFPVTPGCLKYTPESLQKELFLQNEGLEELIHRQIDPFSQGILILSTSWAVDLNLEEKPGVICDALLIAQNSPPILYTVLREQDAEGQSYCTRVAFTLKQKLVNMGGYTENLCIMTKVLHLSPESSAESSAGSGSVIDYPSSYHLADTQQMEALLQSLVIVLLGFRSVLSDQLGCEVLNLLTAKQYKIFSKNLRKSKELFIHGLPGSGKTIMAIKIMEKIRNTFHCKTNEILYICENEPLKNFIRDKDICQAVTRKSFMKHDFTRIQHIIIDEAQNFRAKDGDWYRKAKTITQRDKDCPGIMWIFLDYFQTSHVECIGLPAFSAQYPREELTRVVRNAGQIVRYLKRVLKRIRKNPPYNIPHESLKMRLEAKWAQDVQGTLNIKKNLTLNAIVTHVADTCKLLFERGYSPKDVAVLVSTTRDVEKYEQELLKAMRKKRIMCLTNASDMGGDHIVFDSIRRFSGLERNIVFGIHPSTMEPAILYNILVCLASRANQQLHILWQRDV, from the exons ATGGAGAAACATTATTCACGATTGGCGATAAAATCGTCTTACTCAGACTTGGTCATCAATGTAGGAAAAGTAACTCTTGGTGAAAGTAACAGAAAAAAGCTGCAGAAagttcagagagagaaagagaaggcgaAAGTGACCCAGGCTGCATGTGCTTTATTAAACTCAGGAGGAGGAGTGATTCAACTGGAAATGGCAAACAACGATGAAAATCTCGTGGAGATGGGACTGGATTTAGAAGAAGCTTTGAGAACACTTATTCTGTTTTCAAATCTGCAAGCTTTCTTCAAGACAAAGCAACAAGGGAAGTGTTACTACATTTTTGTGAAGTCTTGGAGCACCGACGCTTTCCCTGAAGACATTTCTGTTAAGCCCCGCATTTGTAGCCTGAGTTCTTCGTTATACTGTAGATCTGGCACTTCTGTGTTTCTCATGGACTCAGGAAAGGCATTCCGTTTCCTGAAAACCAAGAAAGCAAATGCAAAAAGCTCAGGGAAAGAGCCTTTTGGTGAAATTTCCAAGGTTATACATCCAGACCTCCATGACGTGGATCCTACTTACAGTGTTTTTCAAAAAGACCATTTTGAACATGGTGAAGTCATGCCTTTTCCCGAGTCTCAATTCATAGAGTTTAAGCAGTTTGCTACAAAACACATTGAACAATATACGAAAGACACGATTCTAGAGTATGTCCCTGCATTTGCAAACACTGAAGGAGGCTATCTTGTTATTGGTGTGGATGATAAAAGTAGGAAAGTTCTGGGATGTGCTAAAGAAAATGTTGACCAtgactctttgaaaaagaaaatagaagaagcaataCAAAAGTTATCTTGTGTCCATTTTTGCCAATGTCAATGCCAGATAGATTTCACAGTCAAAATCTTGGATGTGTTAGACAAGGGAGAGTTATATGGCTATGCTTGTGTGATCGGAGTGAAGCGATTCTGTGGTGCAGTGTTCTCAGGTGTTCCCAGTTCCTGGATGGTGAAGGATAAGGATGTTTGCAGCCTGACAACTGAGGAATGGCTAAGCATGATGATGGATACAGATCCAG ATCTTAGGCAGCTGTGCAAAGACTTTGAATCTCAGCTGAGCCTGTCTAACAGCCCTCCTCAGAGCAGACCAGTGTACTCCAAGAAAGGTCTGGAACATAAGAAGGATCTCCAACAACGCTTATTTCCAG TGACACCAGGATGTCTGAAATACACCCCTGAATCTCTCCAGAAGGAACTGTTCTTGCAGAATGAAGGTTTGGAGGAATTAATACATAGGCAAATAGACCCATTCTCCCAGGGAATTTTAATCCTTTCTACAAGCTGGGCTGTGGACCTGAACTTGGAAGAGAAGCCAGGAGTCATCTGTGATGCTCTGCTGATAGCACAGAACAGTCCTCCCATTCTCTACACCGTCCTCAGGGAGCAAGACGCAGAGGGGCAGTCCTATTGCACTCGCGTCGCGTTCACGCTGAAGCAGAAGTTGGTGAACATGGGAGGCTACACTGAAAATCTGTGTATCATGACCAAGGTCCTCCACCTGAGTCCCGAGAGCAGTGCAGAGTCCTCGGCGGGTTCAGGCTCTGTGATTGATTACCCCAGTTCCTATCACCTAGCAGACACTCAGCAAATGGAAGCTTTGCTGCAGTCGCTTGTGATCGTCTTGCTTGGCTTCCGGTCTGTCTTGAGTGACCAGCTCGGCTGTGAGGTTTTAAATCTACTCACAGCCAAGCAGTATaagatcttttcaaaaaacctgCGCAAGAGCAAAGAGTTGTTTATCCATGGCTTACCTGGCTCAGGGAAGACGATCATGGCCATAAAGATCATGGAGAAGATCAGGAACACATTTCACTGTAAGACGAATGAAATTCTCTACATTTGTGAGAACGAGCCTCTGAAGAATTTTATCAG gGACAAAGATATCTGCCAGGCAGTGACCCGGAAGAGCTTCATGAAACATGACTTTACACGCATTCAACACATCATCATCGATGAAGCTCAGAATTTCCGCGCTAAAGATGGGGATTGGTATAGAAAGGCGAAAACCATCACTCAGAGAGACAAGGATTGCCCAGGAATTATGTGGATCTTTCTGGACTACTTTCAGACCAGCCACGTGGAGTGCATCGGCCTCCCTGCTTTCTCAGCCCAGTATCCAAGGGAAGAGCTCACCAGAGTGGTACGCAATGCAGGTCAAATAGTCAGATACCTAAAACGTGTATTGAAGAGGATCAGGAAAAATCCTCCGTATAACATCCCCCATGAGTCCCTGAAGATGCGTCTTGAAGCTAAATGGGCTCAGGATGTTCAGGGAACCTTAAATATTAAGAAGAACTTAACTCTGAATGCAATAGTGACGCATGTGGCAGACACATGCAAGCTTCTCTTTGAAAGGGGTTATTCTCCCAAGGATGTTGCTGTGCTTGTCAGCACCACAAGAGATGTGGAGAAATACGAGCAGGAGCTCTTGAAAGCAATGAGGAAGAAAAGGATAATGTGTCTCACCAATGCGAGTGACATGGGGGGTGATCACATTGTGTTCGATAGTATCCGAAGATTCTCAGGTCTGGAAAGGAACATTGTGTTTGGGATCCATCCAAGCACCATGGAGCCAGCTATCTTATACAACATTCTTGTCTGTCTGGCATCCAGAGCGAATCAACAGCTACATATTCTGTGGCAGCGTGACGTTTAA